In the Salinirubrum litoreum genome, one interval contains:
- a CDS encoding zinc-dependent alcohol dehydrogenase, with product MSRSLFFTAEREVAVREREVGPPGPEEVRVETTVSAVSPGTELLLYRGDAPQSMETDATLPAFADEDLSYPLRYGYAAVGDVTAVGEDVADDWLGETVFGFNPHESAFLAEPSHLIRVPGDCSPEQAAFLPTVETAVNFVMDGRPVVGERLAVFGQGLVGLTTTAILAEFPLSSLVTVETVPERRERSRGFGADESIDPTAVPDTLSPSDGTGVDLAYELSGNPRALDDAVGATAYDGRIVVGSWYGTKRADLGLGGRFHRERIDITSSQVSTIDPEFRGRWDTDRRLSVAWDHLADLPTDDLVTHRLPLGEADSAYETLDTSPEAAVGILFTYDDR from the coding sequence GTGTCACGTTCGCTGTTCTTCACCGCCGAACGAGAGGTCGCGGTCCGCGAGCGCGAGGTGGGGCCTCCCGGTCCCGAGGAGGTCCGCGTGGAGACCACAGTCTCCGCTGTCAGCCCCGGAACCGAACTCCTGCTGTATCGTGGCGACGCCCCCCAGTCGATGGAGACCGACGCGACGCTCCCGGCGTTCGCCGACGAAGACCTCTCGTACCCCCTCCGGTACGGCTACGCCGCCGTCGGCGACGTGACCGCCGTCGGCGAGGACGTCGCGGACGACTGGCTGGGCGAGACGGTCTTCGGCTTCAACCCCCACGAGAGCGCCTTCCTCGCGGAGCCGAGCCACCTGATCCGGGTCCCGGGCGACTGTTCGCCCGAGCAGGCCGCCTTCCTGCCCACCGTCGAGACCGCCGTGAACTTCGTCATGGACGGTCGCCCGGTCGTCGGCGAACGTCTCGCGGTCTTCGGACAGGGACTCGTCGGCCTGACGACCACCGCCATCCTCGCCGAGTTCCCGCTGTCCTCGCTCGTCACCGTCGAGACCGTGCCAGAGCGCCGCGAACGCTCGCGGGGCTTCGGTGCCGACGAGAGCATCGACCCGACTGCGGTCCCCGACACGCTCTCGCCGAGCGACGGGACCGGCGTCGACCTGGCGTACGAACTCTCCGGGAACCCCCGAGCACTGGACGACGCGGTCGGGGCGACGGCCTACGACGGGCGCATCGTCGTCGGGTCGTGGTACGGGACGAAACGGGCCGACCTCGGACTCGGCGGGCGGTTCCACCGCGAGCGCATCGACATCACGAGCAGTCAGGTGAGCACCATCGACCCCGAGTTCCGGGGGCGGTGGGACACCGACCGCCGACTCTCCGTCGCGTGGGACCACCTCGCCGACCTGCCGACCGACGACCTCGTGACCCACCGACTCCCACTCGGCGAGGCCGACAGCGCCTACGAGACGCTGGACACCAGTCCGGAGGCGGCAGTGGGAATCCTCTTTACGTATGACGACCGTTGA
- a CDS encoding Rieske (2Fe-2S) protein, giving the protein MSQTDSNFQPAVPLDDLRASGRELVRVDGRAIAVFHHEGEVRAVDNRCPHMGFPLTEGSVEDGILTCHWHHARFELSCGDTFDPWADDVQAYPVEVRDGTVYVDPDPPRDEPPAEHWASRLEDGLEQNLRLVLAKSAIGLDDAGVDPTEQVETGVRFGTQYRQGGWGPGLTILTAMANVLPDLDTNDRRRALYQGLVQVASDCADQPPRFEQESFSARDLSHERLKSWFRETVEVRDADGAERCLRTAVASGASEAELAEMLVAAGTDHRYLDTGHTMDFVNKACEALDLIGWEHAESVLPTLVDGLTGAERSEELSSWRQPIDLAAMADDTFDRLPDLVAAGEGEEWTEPDDFTDRLHSDDPEAVFDALEGAIQGGATVEQLASAVAFAAGKRVAQFATSNEFSDWNTVHHTFTYANAVHRLSRRTDATELYRGVFDAAVNVYLDRFLNTPPAPIPDRGDSEADTDALLDDLLATFDTEGAVNEAGRLTAHYLDAGGDPAALRERLGSGLVREDAGFHTFQALEAGFTQAGMREESEERRVLLVAVARYLSAHFPTRREREQTFTIADRLHRGEKIHEAD; this is encoded by the coding sequence ATGAGTCAGACCGACTCGAACTTCCAGCCTGCGGTCCCACTCGACGACCTCCGGGCGTCAGGCAGAGAACTGGTCCGCGTCGACGGGCGTGCAATCGCCGTCTTCCACCACGAAGGCGAGGTGCGCGCGGTCGACAACCGCTGTCCGCACATGGGCTTTCCCCTCACGGAGGGGAGCGTCGAGGACGGCATCCTCACCTGTCACTGGCACCACGCGCGGTTCGAACTCTCCTGTGGCGACACCTTCGACCCGTGGGCAGACGACGTGCAGGCCTACCCGGTCGAGGTCCGCGACGGGACGGTGTACGTCGATCCGGACCCGCCGCGCGACGAACCGCCGGCCGAGCACTGGGCGAGTCGACTGGAGGACGGCCTCGAACAGAACCTCCGACTCGTCCTCGCCAAGTCCGCCATCGGCCTGGACGACGCCGGCGTCGACCCGACCGAACAGGTCGAGACCGGCGTCCGGTTCGGGACGCAGTACCGGCAGGGCGGGTGGGGGCCGGGGCTGACCATCCTCACCGCGATGGCGAACGTCCTCCCGGACCTCGACACGAACGACCGCCGGCGCGCACTGTACCAGGGGCTCGTGCAGGTCGCCTCGGACTGTGCCGACCAGCCACCCCGCTTCGAGCAGGAGTCGTTCTCGGCGCGGGACCTCTCCCACGAGCGCCTGAAGTCGTGGTTCCGCGAGACGGTCGAGGTCCGCGACGCCGACGGTGCGGAGCGCTGTCTCCGGACGGCGGTCGCCTCCGGCGCGAGTGAGGCCGAACTCGCCGAGATGCTGGTCGCGGCCGGCACCGATCACCGGTATCTCGACACCGGACACACGATGGACTTCGTGAACAAGGCGTGCGAGGCCCTGGACCTGATCGGGTGGGAGCACGCGGAGTCGGTCCTCCCGACGCTGGTCGACGGCCTGACCGGCGCGGAGCGCAGCGAGGAACTCTCCTCGTGGCGACAGCCCATCGACCTCGCGGCGATGGCCGACGACACCTTCGACCGCCTGCCGGACCTCGTCGCGGCGGGAGAGGGCGAGGAGTGGACCGAACCCGACGACTTCACCGACCGCCTGCACAGCGACGACCCCGAAGCCGTGTTCGACGCGCTGGAGGGAGCGATTCAGGGGGGCGCGACGGTCGAGCAGTTGGCGTCGGCGGTCGCCTTTGCGGCGGGGAAACGCGTCGCGCAGTTCGCCACCAGCAACGAGTTCTCGGACTGGAACACCGTCCACCACACCTTCACCTACGCGAACGCGGTCCACCGCCTCTCGCGGCGCACCGACGCCACGGAACTGTATCGCGGTGTGTTCGACGCCGCCGTCAACGTCTACCTCGACCGCTTCCTCAACACGCCGCCGGCACCGATTCCGGACCGGGGCGACAGCGAGGCGGACACCGACGCACTGCTCGACGACCTGCTGGCGACGTTCGACACCGAGGGCGCGGTGAACGAGGCCGGGCGACTGACGGCTCACTACCTCGACGCCGGCGGTGACCCGGCCGCGTTGCGGGAGCGACTGGGGAGTGGACTCGTTCGCGAGGATGCGGGCTTCCACACGTTCCAGGCGCTGGAGGCCGGCTTCACGCAGGCCGGGATGCGCGAGGAGAGCGAGGAACGGCGGGTGTTGCTGGTCGCGGTGGCGCGGTACCTGTCGGCGCACTTCCCGACCCGGCGGGAACGCGAGCAGACCTTCACCATCGCGGATCGACTGCACCGTGGCGAGAAGATTCACGAAGCCGACTGA
- a CDS encoding 6-pyruvoyl trahydropterin synthase family protein, translated as MYTVTVRREFIAQHFLTVPDPGPEGDLHSHAFTLELRLSGPELNEFGYLVDIDHVEAAIDDLLARYRDATLNDLPEFDGENPSVEHFARHVADRFTDDADLSNPERVEVRLWEDDSAWASYETPV; from the coding sequence ATGTACACGGTGACGGTTCGCCGCGAGTTCATCGCCCAACACTTTCTGACGGTTCCGGACCCCGGACCCGAGGGCGACCTGCACTCGCACGCCTTCACGCTGGAACTCCGCCTGTCTGGGCCGGAGCTGAACGAGTTCGGGTATCTCGTGGACATCGACCACGTGGAGGCCGCGATCGACGACCTGTTGGCCCGCTACCGGGACGCGACGCTGAACGACCTGCCGGAGTTCGACGGCGAGAACCCGAGCGTCGAACACTTCGCCCGACACGTCGCCGATCGGTTCACCGACGACGCCGACCTGTCGAACCCCGAGCGAGTCGAAGTCAGACTCTGGGAGGACGACAGCGCGTGGGCGAGTTACGAGACGCCGGTCTGA
- a CDS encoding response regulator, with protein sequence METPARVLLVDDDERFAELASTYLERSGDVTVVTETDAAAGLDRLDGGGIDCVVSDYEMPETDGLGFLESVRADRPDLPFVLFTGKGSEEIAAEAIAAGVTDYLQKGTGTEQYTVLANRIERAVDAYRTERAAVRTETDLERREAALRQMYRIIAGGDQSLKSKMEELLAVGCRALDTDIGVVSHVEGDEYEVVAARTPTAEFVTGDTLDIGQTYCEVTMESEETTVFEQVQQATTDGGCELTERLPYTEVGLSAYIGTPIDLCETTYGTLCFADPEPREAFSEWGRTVVELMGRWLGYELTRRTAKAEIERQRDRLDEFASVVSHDLRSPLSVAQGHLELAREADDPTQADSHFDGIDAALGRMDELIDDVLGLARQGKRVDETTTVSLTELVSQAWASREHGGEATLERGDLPSVEADRERLRALLENLFRNAHEHSGAEPTVTIEALPGGGFAVADDGPGVPAEERESVFDHGYSTSDSGTGFGLSIVDTVARAHGWDVSLTESVSGGARFEFRW encoded by the coding sequence ATGGAAACTCCGGCACGGGTGCTCCTGGTCGACGACGACGAACGGTTCGCCGAACTCGCGTCGACCTACCTCGAACGCTCCGGCGACGTGACCGTCGTCACCGAAACCGACGCGGCCGCCGGACTCGATCGACTCGATGGGGGAGGGATCGACTGTGTCGTCTCGGACTACGAGATGCCCGAGACCGACGGTCTCGGCTTCCTCGAGTCGGTCCGTGCGGATCGCCCAGATCTCCCCTTCGTGTTGTTCACCGGGAAGGGGAGCGAGGAAATCGCCGCCGAGGCCATCGCCGCCGGTGTCACCGACTACCTCCAGAAGGGGACCGGCACCGAGCAGTACACCGTGCTCGCCAACCGGATCGAACGCGCCGTGGACGCGTATCGCACAGAGCGGGCGGCCGTCCGAACCGAGACCGACCTCGAACGACGCGAGGCCGCGCTCCGCCAGATGTACCGGATCATCGCGGGTGGCGATCAGTCGCTCAAGTCGAAGATGGAGGAACTCCTCGCGGTCGGCTGTCGAGCGCTGGACACCGACATCGGCGTCGTCTCGCACGTCGAGGGCGACGAGTACGAGGTCGTCGCCGCGCGGACACCGACAGCGGAGTTCGTGACCGGCGACACGCTGGACATCGGCCAGACCTACTGTGAGGTGACGATGGAGTCCGAGGAGACGACCGTCTTCGAGCAGGTCCAGCAGGCGACGACCGACGGCGGCTGTGAGCTCACGGAGCGACTCCCCTACACCGAAGTCGGACTCAGTGCCTACATCGGGACACCGATCGACCTCTGTGAGACGACCTACGGGACGCTGTGTTTCGCGGACCCGGAGCCACGCGAGGCGTTCTCCGAGTGGGGCAGGACGGTCGTCGAACTGATGGGTCGGTGGCTCGGCTACGAACTCACCCGCCGAACCGCGAAAGCCGAGATCGAGCGCCAGCGCGACCGGCTGGACGAGTTCGCCAGCGTGGTCTCACACGACCTCCGGAGTCCGCTCTCGGTCGCACAGGGGCACCTCGAACTCGCTCGAGAGGCGGACGACCCGACGCAGGCGGACAGTCACTTCGACGGTATCGACGCCGCGCTCGGCCGGATGGACGAACTGATCGACGACGTACTCGGACTCGCGCGACAGGGCAAGCGCGTCGACGAGACGACGACGGTGTCGCTCACAGAACTGGTGTCGCAGGCGTGGGCCAGCAGAGAGCACGGCGGAGAGGCGACGCTCGAACGTGGCGACCTGCCGAGCGTCGAGGCCGACCGGGAGCGACTGCGTGCGCTCTTAGAGAACCTGTTCCGGAACGCCCACGAGCACTCCGGGGCGGAGCCGACCGTGACGATCGAAGCACTCCCCGGCGGGGGGTTCGCCGTCGCGGACGACGGGCCGGGCGTCCCCGCCGAGGAGCGCGAGTCCGTGTTCGATCACGGCTACTCGACGAGCGACTCGGGCACCGGCTTCGGCCTCTCTATCGTGGACACCGTCGCGCGAGCCCACGGCTGGGACGTATCGCTGACCGAGAGCGTGTCGGGTGGGGCGCGGTTCGAATTTCGGTGGTAG
- a CDS encoding 1,4-dihydroxy-2-naphthoate polyprenyltransferase: MAARPQTLPAALAPVAVGTGLAYHDGYLAILPALVALLGATLIQIGTNFANDYYDAVQGADTEAREGFTRVTAGGLIPPGQVKAGMYLTFALAVLSGTYLVYVGGVPILVIGLLSVVSGIAYTGGPYPLGYHGLGDVFVFVFFGLVAVTGTYYVQAVTFLAEPLTTTVPAGTVPLAAVVASLPVAAISTNVLVVNNVRDKEEDATTGKRTLAVRFGYGFARAEYVGLLVLAYLVPAYFWLWPEFGATVLLPLVTMPIAGRVARTVVTETKGEKLNPALEDTGKLLAGYSLLFALGLALA, from the coding sequence ATCGCCGCTCGGCCCCAGACCTTGCCGGCCGCGCTCGCACCGGTCGCGGTCGGCACCGGCCTCGCCTACCACGACGGCTACCTCGCGATACTGCCGGCGCTGGTCGCACTGCTCGGAGCGACGTTGATCCAGATCGGGACGAACTTCGCCAACGACTACTACGACGCGGTGCAGGGCGCGGACACCGAGGCCCGCGAAGGGTTCACCCGCGTCACGGCCGGGGGGCTCATCCCGCCCGGACAGGTGAAGGCGGGGATGTATCTCACCTTCGCGCTGGCGGTTCTCTCGGGGACGTACCTCGTCTACGTCGGCGGCGTGCCGATCCTCGTCATCGGCCTGCTGTCCGTGGTCTCGGGCATCGCCTACACCGGCGGGCCGTACCCGCTGGGCTACCACGGCCTCGGCGACGTGTTCGTCTTCGTCTTCTTCGGCCTCGTCGCGGTGACGGGCACCTACTACGTACAGGCCGTGACGTTCCTCGCAGAGCCACTGACGACGACGGTGCCGGCCGGCACGGTGCCACTCGCGGCTGTCGTCGCCAGCCTCCCGGTCGCGGCCATCTCGACGAACGTCCTGGTCGTCAACAACGTCCGGGACAAAGAGGAGGACGCGACGACCGGCAAGCGCACGCTCGCGGTCCGGTTCGGCTACGGCTTCGCGCGCGCCGAGTACGTCGGTCTGCTCGTCCTCGCGTACCTCGTGCCGGCGTACTTCTGGCTCTGGCCGGAGTTCGGCGCGACGGTCCTCCTGCCACTCGTCACGATGCCCATCGCGGGGCGTGTCGCTCGAACCGTCGTCACCGAGACGAAAGGCGAGAAGCTGAACCCCGCGCTGGAAGACACCGGGAAACTGCTCGCCGGCTACTCGCTGCTGTTCGCGCTGGGGTTGGCGCTGGCATGA
- a CDS encoding glycosyltransferase family 4 protein translates to MQEAETDREEGDADTLHVGWVVYGDLDRRSGGYLYDAEVVERLRAAGDEVTVVSLPDVSYLRSLTHNAGRGLRRRLRRVAREVDVLVQDELCHPSLAWANDALPAGTPVVGLVHHLRSAEPAPPWRRRGYRTIERRYLRTLDAVICNSETTRRTVTELAGPEATAESVVAYPAGDRFGEPLPAAEIRRRAHEDPFRVVFLGNVTPRKGLDTLLAGLSRLHCDWDLTVLGSLSADESYAESVARLVGDLGLADRVTLAGRVDDDRLRAELRRGHVLAIPSTYEGFGIAYLEGMCFGLPALASTAGGASELVTHRADGWVVDPGDPSEIADALAPVCRKRDRLARMGLAAADRYRDHPTWAETASTIRAFLTDVSETD, encoded by the coding sequence ATGCAGGAGGCTGAAACCGACAGAGAGGAGGGCGATGCCGACACACTCCACGTCGGCTGGGTCGTCTACGGCGACCTCGACCGCCGGTCGGGCGGCTACCTCTACGACGCCGAGGTCGTCGAGCGTCTGCGGGCCGCCGGCGACGAAGTGACCGTCGTCTCCCTGCCCGACGTGTCGTACCTCCGGTCGCTGACCCACAACGCCGGCAGGGGTCTCCGGCGTCGACTCCGGCGAGTCGCCCGCGAGGTCGACGTCCTCGTCCAGGACGAACTCTGTCACCCCTCGCTCGCGTGGGCGAACGACGCGCTCCCGGCCGGCACACCGGTCGTCGGACTCGTCCACCACCTGCGCTCTGCGGAACCTGCCCCGCCGTGGCGCAGGCGTGGCTACCGCACCATCGAACGTCGCTACCTCCGGACGCTGGACGCGGTGATCTGCAACAGCGAGACCACGCGCCGGACGGTCACAGAGCTCGCAGGTCCCGAGGCGACTGCCGAGTCGGTCGTCGCGTACCCGGCCGGAGACCGCTTCGGTGAGCCACTCCCGGCGGCCGAGATCCGCCGCCGCGCACACGAGGACCCGTTTCGGGTCGTCTTCCTCGGCAACGTCACGCCCCGGAAGGGACTGGACACGCTGCTGGCCGGACTATCCCGACTCCACTGCGACTGGGACCTGACGGTGCTCGGCAGTCTCTCAGCCGACGAGTCGTACGCCGAGTCGGTCGCCCGACTCGTCGGCGACCTCGGACTCGCAGACCGGGTGACGCTGGCCGGTCGGGTCGACGACGACCGCCTCCGTGCAGAACTCCGGCGCGGCCACGTGCTGGCGATCCCCTCGACGTACGAGGGATTCGGGATCGCCTACCTCGAGGGGATGTGTTTCGGCCTCCCCGCACTGGCCTCGACGGCGGGTGGGGCCTCGGAACTCGTCACCCACCGCGCGGACGGCTGGGTCGTCGATCCGGGCGACCCGAGCGAGATCGCGGACGCCCTCGCGCCGGTCTGCCGGAAGCGGGACCGACTGGCCCGGATGGGTCTCGCGGCGGCCGACCGGTACCGCGACCACCCGACGTGGGCCGAGACCGCGAGCACGATCCGGGCGTTTCTGACCGACGTGAGCGAGACCGACTGA
- a CDS encoding mandelate racemase/muconate lactonizing enzyme family protein, with protein sequence MTGLSLADFSLPLREPLGTAKGAITSRDGWLVGVDRDGQRGIGEATPLPGWTESHDECDETLRDLADSWPGVPDRETPAARHGVTLALHDAQAREADVPLGRHLAGPDAPVADSVPVNATLGDAPVAETVDRAESAVDAGYGTLKLKVGVRDPEEDVERIRAVRDAVGAGVTLRADANGAWDYTTARDVLVELAEIGVEYVEQPVPATELGALSSLRGRGVGVAADESLAEYSVREVVEADAADTLILKPMALGGPESTLRAVGKARTAGVSSVVTTTIDGAVARAAAVHVAACLPGDRAHGLATGDLLAEDVGPDPVPVVDGRISVPTGPGVVGDSFDSLVWDG encoded by the coding sequence ATGACCGGCCTGTCACTCGCCGACTTCTCGCTCCCGCTCCGGGAGCCACTCGGCACCGCGAAGGGTGCGATCACCAGCAGAGACGGCTGGCTCGTCGGTGTCGACCGGGACGGCCAGCGTGGCATCGGCGAGGCGACGCCCCTGCCGGGGTGGACCGAGAGCCACGACGAGTGTGACGAGACGCTCCGAGACCTCGCCGACTCGTGGCCGGGCGTGCCGGACCGCGAGACACCGGCCGCGAGACACGGCGTCACGCTCGCACTGCACGACGCCCAGGCCCGAGAGGCGGATGTCCCACTCGGTCGCCACCTCGCCGGCCCCGACGCGCCGGTCGCCGACTCGGTGCCCGTCAACGCGACACTCGGCGACGCGCCGGTCGCGGAGACGGTCGACCGGGCCGAGTCCGCCGTCGACGCCGGCTACGGGACGCTGAAGCTGAAGGTCGGCGTCCGCGACCCCGAAGAAGACGTCGAGCGCATCCGCGCGGTGCGGGACGCGGTCGGTGCCGGCGTCACGCTCCGGGCCGACGCGAACGGCGCGTGGGACTACACGACCGCCCGCGACGTGCTGGTGGAACTCGCCGAGATCGGCGTCGAGTACGTCGAACAGCCGGTTCCGGCCACGGAACTCGGCGCGCTCTCGTCGCTCCGGGGCAGGGGTGTCGGCGTCGCGGCCGACGAGTCGCTGGCCGAGTACAGCGTCCGCGAAGTCGTGGAGGCCGACGCCGCCGACACGCTGATCCTGAAACCGATGGCACTCGGCGGTCCCGAGTCGACGCTGCGGGCGGTCGGGAAGGCCCGGACCGCCGGCGTCTCGTCGGTCGTCACGACGACGATCGACGGCGCTGTGGCGCGCGCGGCGGCGGTCCACGTCGCGGCGTGTCTCCCCGGCGACCGGGCGCACGGCCTGGCGACCGGCGACCTCCTCGCCGAGGACGTTGGGCCCGACCCGGTGCCGGTGGTCGACGGTCGCATCTCGGTGCCGACGGGACCGGGCGTCGTCGGCGACAGCTTCGACTCGCTGGTCTGGGACGGGTGA
- a CDS encoding CehA/McbA family metallohydrolase, whose translation MPSLTVRIDPHVHSEGSYDASDPVELILEQAAEIGLDGVVITDHDAIHESLRAAELAADYGLVGIPGVEISTAAGHLLAIGVDEMPPHRAPFDETVQWVRSHGGVAVVPHPFQRSRHGVRKRRLTDCDAVEVFNAWLFTGYKNRRARRFAETRGYPGVAASDAHSVPYVGRAYTELEIPDATRADLDADLVLDALKNGSTRVQGRRQPIRLSTKHYAIGAARKSGYYAKVGAKGSVRGAAKGARGVAQAAQLLYRLSPLSR comes from the coding sequence GTGCCCTCACTGACAGTCCGGATCGACCCACACGTCCACTCGGAGGGTTCCTACGACGCGAGTGACCCGGTGGAGTTGATCCTAGAGCAGGCCGCAGAGATCGGACTCGACGGCGTCGTGATCACCGACCACGACGCCATCCACGAGTCGCTACGCGCGGCGGAACTCGCCGCCGACTACGGACTGGTCGGCATCCCCGGCGTCGAGATCTCGACCGCCGCGGGACACCTGCTCGCCATCGGGGTCGACGAGATGCCGCCACACCGCGCGCCCTTCGACGAGACGGTCCAGTGGGTCAGGTCGCACGGCGGCGTCGCGGTCGTTCCGCACCCCTTCCAGCGCTCCCGGCACGGCGTCCGGAAGCGCAGACTCACCGACTGTGACGCGGTCGAGGTGTTCAACGCGTGGCTGTTCACCGGCTACAAGAACCGGCGCGCCCGCCGGTTCGCCGAGACGCGGGGCTACCCCGGCGTGGCCGCCAGCGACGCCCACTCGGTGCCCTACGTCGGGAGGGCCTACACCGAACTGGAGATTCCGGACGCCACCCGCGCCGATCTGGACGCCGACCTCGTGCTGGACGCCCTGAAGAACGGGTCGACGCGCGTGCAGGGCAGACGCCAGCCGATCCGCCTCTCGACGAAACACTACGCTATCGGCGCGGCCAGAAAGAGCGGTTACTACGCGAAAGTCGGCGCGAAAGGGAGTGTGAGGGGTGCGGCGAAGGGTGCACGCGGCGTGGCACAGGCCGCCCAGCTGCTCTACCGACTGTCGCCGCTCTCGCGCTGA
- a CDS encoding 1,4-dihydroxy-2-naphthoyl-CoA synthase, protein MTSELMDSDRWEQVTDEFHDVTYHRATDAPVVRIAFDRPEVRNAFRPGTVDELYAALDHARKQAVVGCVLLTGNGPSPKDGGWAFCAGGDQSVRGGSGYEYRDDDEADESDDPLVREAKAGRLHILEVQRLIRFMPKPVIAVVPGWAVGGGHSLHVVCDLTLASEEHAKFLQTDPDVASFDGGFGSAYLAKQVGQKKAREVFFRGKTYSAAEAVEMGMANEAIPHGDLEDVAFEWAEEITAKSPTAIRMLKYAFNLTDDGLVGQQVFAGEATRLAYMTDEAAEGRDAFLEKREPNFSEFPWHY, encoded by the coding sequence ATGACTTCGGAACTGATGGACTCGGACCGGTGGGAGCAGGTCACCGACGAGTTCCACGACGTGACCTACCACCGGGCGACCGACGCACCCGTGGTCCGGATCGCGTTCGACCGCCCCGAGGTGCGCAACGCCTTCCGACCGGGGACGGTCGACGAACTGTACGCGGCGCTGGACCACGCCCGGAAACAGGCCGTCGTCGGCTGTGTGCTCCTCACGGGCAACGGCCCGTCGCCGAAAGACGGCGGCTGGGCGTTCTGTGCCGGCGGCGACCAGTCTGTTCGCGGCGGGTCGGGCTACGAGTACCGCGACGACGACGAGGCCGACGAGAGCGACGACCCACTCGTCCGCGAGGCGAAAGCCGGTCGCCTGCACATCCTCGAAGTCCAGCGACTGATCCGGTTCATGCCGAAACCGGTGATCGCCGTGGTGCCGGGGTGGGCCGTCGGCGGGGGCCACTCACTGCACGTCGTCTGCGACCTGACGCTCGCCTCGGAGGAACACGCGAAGTTCCTCCAGACCGACCCCGACGTGGCCTCCTTCGACGGCGGCTTCGGGTCGGCGTACCTCGCCAAGCAGGTCGGCCAGAAGAAAGCACGAGAAGTGTTCTTCCGTGGGAAGACCTACTCCGCCGCGGAGGCAGTCGAGATGGGGATGGCGAACGAGGCGATCCCCCACGGAGACCTCGAAGACGTGGCGTTCGAGTGGGCAGAGGAGATCACCGCGAAGTCGCCGACCGCGATCCGGATGCTGAAGTACGCGTTCAACCTCACCGACGACGGACTGGTCGGCCAGCAGGTGTTCGCCGGCGAGGCGACCCGACTGGCGTACATGACCGACGAGGCGGCCGAGGGCCGGGACGCCTTCCTGGAGAAGCGCGAACCGAACTTCTCGGAGTTCCCGTGGCACTACTGA